The Oncorhynchus tshawytscha isolate Ot180627B linkage group LG32, Otsh_v2.0, whole genome shotgun sequence genome includes a region encoding these proteins:
- the LOC112230108 gene encoding SH3 and PX domain-containing protein 2A isoform X4: MSLCCCFFFRDYGSSKRKSGIDSSDPMVLEQYVVVANYERQENSEISLQAGETVDVIEKSESGWWFVSTAEEQGWVPATYLDSQNGTRDDLELSTVRTGEEEKYTTVQPYASQGKDEIGFEKGVTVEVIQKNLEGWWYIRYLGKEGWAPASYLKKMKEDFSSSGRKKTPTGPVEIIGNIMEISNLLQKKSSSEKDVQTDGDSTSPERHISKSEISLPMPYAPGYNPSPDHGPGPSPGVSSGSGMGTSSPSLGPGASGPLQDSKGKTEPGSPAVARVAPHRVSIGSPNLRQKPPPRRETNLGFQLPKPPEPPTVEAEYYTIAEFQSCISDGISFRGGQKADVIEKNSGGWWYVQIGETEGWAPCSYIDKRKKPNLSRRTSTLTRPKVPPPAPPIKKQDSEETPSPSPSHSISSSSKAPESPSRAAVYEEPEYDIPAVGCEGESDTDSLKGETIHRPLEVKINNVVYEKYRSSPPVCKTSPVIISYRRRSFRSVEEMAKEECIYENDGFRRSSGDEGASAKGCGGSNSPRIYHSSTVPRKPSGSSPLAGGKPLQKIAPELSRSQSLAKADTSPRSSSDESGRGSRRPPGIRTVEQRIGQSPSTKLKPSVRPKPLLTTKSEPQCSERMDITSLRRQLRPTGQLRHTVHGLKDTETSSVISSEDSHSSRNSTSDLSSIYSKGSRGDSDLEGFNLYRTTDAYDKVQESELSFPPGVEVEVLERQESGWWYIRWRDEEGWAPTFYLEPIHQGRDGGGSESDGQRSGSGSGTGSKSNSLEKNEQRVLALNDINLQGLTNHHQVHNTPGGLRSRNIPPIPSKPPGGFSKPAVLVNGAVRMRNGGVRPQSAVRPQSVFVSVPQPAMDSQHYMTSSLRRNESLAAHNQYRTDQYRSGSATLGVRRNSSFNAVRAQPVTVETRLRPSERSITTRDSSAERFGAGGGTDALSRVGVVVQRNGIPVTTVRPKPIEKSQLIHNNLGREVYVSIADYRGDDETMGFPEGTCLEVLDRNPNGWWYCQVQDALHPRKGWVPSNYLERKK, from the exons AAGAGAAGTACACGACGGTGCAGCCGTACGCCAGCCAGGGGAAGGACGAGATCGGCTTTGAGAAAGGGGTCACCGTGGAGGTCATCCAAAAGAACCTGGAGGGCTGGTGGTACATCAG GTACCTGGGGAAGGAGGGCTGGGCCCCGGCCTCATACCTGAAGAAGATGAAGGAGGACTTCTCATCCTCGGGCAGGAAGAAGACGCCGACAGGCCCTGTGGAGATCATCGGCAACATCATGGAGATCAGCAACCTGCTCCAGAAGAAATCCAGCAGTGAGAAA GATGTCCAAACGGATGGAGATTCCACCAGTCCTGAGCGCCACATCTCCAAGAGTGAGATCAGCCTGCCCATGCCCTATGCCCCAGGTTACAACCCCAGCCCCGACCACGGCCCAGGTCCCAGTCCTGGGGTGAGTTCTGGATCTGGGATGGGTACCTCCAGTCCTAGCCTGGGCCCTGGTGCTAGTGGCCCTCTACAGGACAGTAAGGGGAAGACGGAACCTGGTTCCCCTGCTGTAGCACGTGTCGCTCCACACAGAGTGTCGATAG GCTCTCCCAACCTCCGACAAAAACCCCCTCCTAGAAGAGAAACAAATCTG GGCTTCCAGTTACCCAAGCCACCAGAGCCCCCTACTGTGGAAGCGGAGTACTACACCATCGCAGAGTTCCAGTCCTGCATCTCTGATGGCATCAGTTTCCGTGGAGGACAAAAAGCTGAC GTTATAGAGAAGAACTCCGGGGGCTGGTGGTATGTCCAGATCGGGGAGACGGAGGGTTGGGCCCCCTGCTCCTACATCGACAAACGTAAGAAGCCCAACCTCAGCCGACGAACCAGCACGCTTACCCGCCCTAAAGTCCCGCCCCCAGCTCCACCCATCAAAAAGCAAGACTCAGAGGAGACGCCCTCACCTTCACCCAGTCACTCCATCTCCTCATCGTCCAAAGCCCCAGAATCCCCTAGTCGGGCCGCAGTATACGAGGAACCGGAATACGACATTCCCGCCGTTGGATGCGAGGGCGAGTCGGACACAGATTCCCTGAAGGGAGAGACAATACATCGCCCCCTGGAGGTGAAAATCAACAATGTGGTCTATGAGAAGTACCGTAGTTCTCCTCCGGTCTGCAAGACCTCCCCTGTGATTATCAGCTATAGAAGAAGGTCCTTCAGGTCCGTTGAAGAGATGGCCAAGGAGGAATGTATCTATGAGAACGATGGCTTCAGGCGCAGTAGTGGTGATGAAGGGGCTTCGGCCAAAGGCTGCGGTGGTTCCAACTCCCCAAGGATCTACCACTCCTCGACTGTACCCCGCAAACCCTCAGGGTCTTCACCTCTAGCAGGGGGAAAGCCATTGCAGAAGATCGCCCCGGAGCTGAGCCGAAGCCAGTCCTTAGCCAAAGCCGACACCAGCCCCAGGTCGTCCTCAGACGAATCAGGTAGAGGTTCCAGGAGACCTCCAGGCATCAGGACGGTGGAGCAAAGGATAGGTCAGAGCCCCTCCACCAAGCTCAAGCCCTCGGTGAGGCCTAAACCTCTGCTCACCACCAAGTCTGAGCCACAGTGCTCCGAGAGGATGGACATCACTTCCCTGAGACGCCAGTTGAGGCCCACGGGACAACTCCGGCATACAGTCCATGGGCTCAAAGACACAGAGACGTCCTCTGTCATCTCGTCGGAGGACTCCCATTCTTCCCGCAACAGCACCTCAGACCTCTCTTCCATCTACTCCAAGGGGAGCCGGGGAGATTCTGATCTGGAGGGGTTCAACCTATACCGGACCACAGACGCCTACGACAAGGTCCAGGAATCAGAGCTGAGCTTTCCACCTGGGGTGGAGGTCGAGGTCCTGGAGAGGCAGGAGAGTGGCTGGTGGTACATTCGTTGGCGGGACGAGGAAGGCTGGGCGCCCACCTTCTACCTGGAGCCCATCCACCAAGGGAGGGACGGCGGTGGGTCCGAGTCTGACGGGCAGCGCTCTGGGTCGGGCAGCGGCACCGGGAGCAAGTCCAACAGCCTGGAGAAGAATGAGCAGCGCGTGCTGGCGCTCAACGACATCAACCTCCAGGGACTCACCAACCACCACCAGGTACACAACACGCCAGGGGGTCTGAGATCGAGGAACATTCCCCCCATCCCCTCCAAGCCTCCGGGCGGCTTCTCCAAGCCGGCTGTGCTGGTTAACGGAGCTGTGAGAATGAGGAACGGTGGGGTGAGACCGCAGTCCGCCGTCAGACCCCAGTCCGTGTTCGTGTCTGTGCCACAGCCCGCCATGGACAGTCAACACTACATGACGAGTTCCCTGAGGCGGAACGAGTCATTGGCCGCCCACAACCAGTACCGTACTGACCAGTACCGCTCCGGTTCCGCTACCCTCGGCGTGCGCCGTAACTCCTCTTTCAACGCAGTGCGTGCGCAACCCGTCACAGTCGAGACCCGATTGAGACCCTCAGAGCGCTCTATCACCACCAGGGATTCTTCGGCGGAACGATTTGGCGCCGGTGGCGGGACGGACGCCTTGAGCAGGGTTGGGGTTGTTGTGCAGCGTAATGGTATCCCCGTAACCACAGTCAGGCCCAAGCCTATCGAGAAGAGCCAGCTGATCCATAACAACCTGGGGAGGGAGGTATATGTTTCCATCGCTGACTACCGGGGGGACGATGAGACCATGGGCTTCCCTGAGGGCACCTGCCTGGAGGTTCTAGACAGGAACCCCAACGGGTGGTGGTACTGCCAGGTCCAAGATGCCCTGCACCCCCGCAAGGGCTGGGTCCCCTCCAACTACCTAGAGAGGAAGAAGTAA